The following are encoded together in the Danaus plexippus chromosome 15, MEX_DaPlex, whole genome shotgun sequence genome:
- the LOC116766500 gene encoding cAMP-dependent protein kinase catalytic subunit alpha-like, producing MAKQNYTQQNHRDHRRYLDMLKADFIKRYDENIKSNSTPSDFDSIKAIGNGAYGEVFLVRNKTSFTYHAMKVVEKEIVVERKHVKHLKLEKRILQGVQFPFVISLEDAFKDNVYLYFVLPYVAGGELFTYIQKYGSLSDHLSKFYASQVTLGLEYLHHCGIVHRDIKPENILVDINGYLKLCDFGFCKIIKKKTWTLCGTPEYLAPEVIMSRGYTFSVDWWALGVLIFEMGAGYPPFYASDPSKLYEKILDGVYKCPDTLYPDCKNLIKLLLQVDPTKRLGSLNSGVYDIKRHPWFNDISWQSVLHQRVQAPFVPIAPSPGDTSNFPDIEQIKLKKGSKCYYEQEFQDF from the coding sequence ATGGCTAAGCAAAATTACACCCAACAGAACCACAGGGACCATAGACGCTATTTGGATATGTTGAAggctgattttattaaaagatatgatgaaaacattaaatcaaaCAGTACACCTAGTGATTTTGACAGTATCAAAGCAATTGGGAACGGCGCCTATGGTGAGGTGTTTTTAGTGAgaaataaaacctcttttacATATCACGCTATGAAGGTAGTTGAAAAAGAAATAGTGGTAGAGAGGAAAcatgtaaaacatttaaagttaGAGAAGAGAATTCTTCAAGGAGTTCAGTTTCCTTTTGTGATATCTTTGGAAGATGCATTCAAGGATAATGTTTATCTGTACTTTGTTCTGCCGTACGTAGCTGGGGGAGAGTTGTTCACTTACATCCAGAAGTATGGAAGTCTTTCGGATCatttgtcaaaattttatgCGTCTCAAGTCACTTTAGGTTTAGAATATTTACACCATTGTGGAATCGTTCACAGAGACATTAAgcctgaaaatatattagttgaCATTAACGGTTACTTGAAACTTTGTGATTTTGGtttctgtaaaattattaagaaaaagacATGGACTCTCTGTGGAACTCCTGAATATCTAGCTCCAGAAGTGATAATGTCGCGGGGATACACATTTTCCGTTGACTGGTGGGCGCTAGGTGTTCTCATTTTTGAAATGGGTGCCGGGTATCCACCGTTTTACGCAAGTGATCCCAGTAAGCTTTACGAAAAGATTTTAGATGGTGTGTACAAATGTCCAGATACGTTATACCCcgattgtaaaaatttaataaaattgttattgcaAGTAGACCCAACTAAACGTTTGGGATCACTGAATAGTGGTGTTTACGATATAAAACGACATCCTTGGTTCAATGATATATCTTGGCAGTCAGTTCTGCATCAGAGGGTTCAGGCTCCATTTGTACCTATAGCACCTTCTCCTGGCGACACTAGCAATTTTCCTGACatagaacaaataaaacttaaaaaaggtTCAAAATGTTATTACGAACAAGAATTTCAGGATTTCtag
- the LOC116766498 gene encoding cAMP-dependent protein kinase catalytic subunit alpha-like, with translation MADDAKRTIAMPSLGGYSTVRQEQYGQYLRKLRQDFIDTWNEKPQTNAKLCDFEKQKVLGTGAFGVVYLTKHVHTGRYYAMKMLEKEKIVKLKQIEHSYYEKKILCGLNFPFCVYMKYFFKDNVYLYYVLPFVAGGEMFSHLRKLGKFEERSSKFYGAQVVLALEYLHACELVYRDLKPENILIERTGYIKITDFGFCKLIRGRTWTLCGTPEYLAPEIILSKGYGMSVDWWSLGILLFEMSAGHPPFYASDPMRIYEKIVAGKYRCPNHFSQELRDLISRVLQVDITRRLGNLKNGVLDFKNHKWFAEIDWDGLLNNRIPAPFIPKVRSPGDTTYFDSFDDELTKESPVCLFEDEFADF, from the coding sequence ATGGCAGATGATGCCAAAAGAACTATAGCGATGCCTTCTTTAGGAGGTTATTCGACAGTGAGGCAGGAACAGTATGGCCAATACCTGCGTAAGCTGCGACAAGATTTTATTGATACTTGGAACGAAAAACCTCAGACCAATGCAAAATTATGTGACTTTGAGAAGCAAAAAGTATTGGGGACCGGAGCATTTGGCGTCGTATACTTAACTAAACATGTACATACTGGTAGATACTACGCTATGAAAATGTTGGAAAAGGAAAAAATTGTGAAGTTAAAGCAGATCGAACATAGCTACTATGAGAAGAAAATTCTATGCGGCCTTAATTTTCCTTTCTGTGTCTATATGAAGTACTTTTTCAAAGATAATGTCTACCTTTACTACGTTCTACCATTCGTGGCTGGAGGTGAAATGTTTTCTCATTTACGAAAATTGGGAAAATTTGAGGAGAGGTCGTCAAAATTTTATGGTGCCCAAGTAGTTTTAGCTCTCGAATATCTACACGCATGTGAATTAGTTTATCGCGATCTTAAACcagaaaatatacttatagaAAGAACcggttacattaaaataactgatTTCGGTTTTTGTAAGCTGATACGCGGAAGAACTTGGACCTTGTGCGGTACTCCCGAATATCTGGCACCGGAAATAATCCTGAGCAAAGGATACGGCATGTCTGTGGATTGGTGGTCGCTTGGCATACTCTTGTTTGAAATGAGCGCTGGACATCCACCATTTTACGCTTCCGATCCTATgagaatttatgaaaaaattgttGCCGGTAAATATCGATGTCCAAATCATTTTTCTCAAGAACTTAGAGATTTGATCTCGCGCGTTCTGCAGGTTGACATTACCAGGCGTCTCGGAAATCTTAAGAACGGGGTTTTAGATTTTAAGAACCACAAATGGTTTGCAGAGATCGATTGGGATGGTCTCTTGAATAACCGAATACCAGCTCCTTTTATTCCCAAAGTGCGATCTCCTGGCGATACGACTTATTTTGATAGTTTCGATGACGAATTGACGAAGGAGAGCCCTGTATGTTTGTTCGAAGATGAGTTTGCTGACTTTTAG